The following coding sequences lie in one Candidatus Caccoplasma merdavium genomic window:
- a CDS encoding adenine-specific methyltransferase EcoRI family protein, with amino-acid sequence MANSNLKEAKAAKNDEFYTQFHDIEVEMNAYLEYDPNVFRGKTVLLPCDDPEWSNFTRYFAAKFDELGLKKLISTSYAPDAKKMRLLSEPTLFEIDAPQFDPSKAQTKGKIFILDKDLSGDGRINIDDLHWEYLNGDGDFRSKEVSELRDEADIIITNPPFSLFREFLAWIVSANKKFIIIGNMNAVTYKETFPLIKENKMWMGYSIHSGDREFEVPDEYPLNAAGWRIDENGRKFIRVKGVRWFTNIDHGRRHEPLPLMTMADNLRFSRHKEIKGKVSYDHYDNYDAIEVPFTDAIPSDYDGVMGVPISFLDKYCPEQFEILGITDRGNEWGLKTKEYVISDTPNWTDLNRRGAIRYNGSLTSTYARLLIRKL; translated from the coding sequence ATGGCAAATAGTAATTTGAAGGAAGCGAAGGCAGCTAAAAACGATGAATTCTATACTCAATTCCACGACATTGAGGTGGAAATGAATGCATACCTTGAATATGACCCAAACGTGTTCAGGGGCAAGACAGTTTTATTACCTTGCGATGACCCTGAATGGAGTAACTTTACCCGTTATTTCGCCGCCAAGTTCGATGAACTTGGATTGAAAAAGTTGATTTCTACAAGCTATGCACCAGATGCAAAGAAAATGAGGCTATTGTCTGAACCCACTTTGTTTGAAATAGATGCTCCACAATTTGACCCGTCAAAGGCCCAAACAAAAGGAAAGATATTCATTCTTGATAAAGATTTATCTGGTGATGGAAGAATAAACATTGATGATCTGCATTGGGAATATCTTAATGGAGATGGTGATTTTAGAAGCAAAGAAGTTTCAGAATTACGTGATGAAGCAGATATTATTATTACTAATCCTCCATTTTCTCTCTTTCGAGAATTTTTAGCTTGGATTGTTTCAGCTAATAAAAAGTTCATTATTATCGGAAATATGAATGCTGTAACATACAAAGAAACATTCCCTTTAATTAAAGAAAATAAAATGTGGATGGGATATTCTATTCATAGTGGAGATAGGGAATTTGAAGTTCCCGATGAGTATCCTTTGAATGCGGCAGGATGGAGAATTGATGAGAATGGGAGAAAGTTTATTAGGGTAAAAGGTGTACGGTGGTTTACTAACATAGACCATGGGCGGCGTCATGAACCACTTCCTTTGATGACCATGGCAGACAATCTTCGTTTTTCAAGACACAAAGAGATAAAAGGGAAAGTCTCTTATGACCATTATGATAATTACGATGCCATAGAAGTTCCTTTTACAGATGCTATTCCCTCAGATTATGATGGCGTTATGGGGGTTCCTATTTCCTTCTTGGATAAGTATTGTCCGGAGCAATTTGAAATCTTAGGGATAACTGATAGAGGAAATGAATGGGGGTTAAAAACCAAAGAATATGTCATCTCTGATACTCCTAATTGGACAGATTTGAATCGGAGAGGTGCTATCAGGTATAATGGCTCCTTAACTTCAACATATGCTCGATTACTCATTCGCAAATTATAA
- a CDS encoding GAF domain-containing protein yields the protein MEQSFALPSELTKTERYGEFLRQFEVLVEGIDDEISVMANASAALREAFGFFWVGFYRVKGNELVLGPFQGSVACYRIKHGRGVCGTAWAQGQTVVVPDVEQFPGHIACSSLSRSEIVVPIFSAGENPEVRSVLDIDSEHYATFDDTDRCYLEQLAAILSRTLY from the coding sequence ATGGAACAGAGTTTTGCGTTACCTTCGGAGCTGACCAAGACCGAGCGTTACGGGGAGTTTCTTCGGCAGTTCGAGGTGCTGGTCGAGGGTATTGACGACGAGATAAGTGTCATGGCCAATGCCTCGGCGGCGTTGCGAGAGGCTTTCGGCTTTTTCTGGGTCGGCTTCTATCGGGTCAAGGGCAATGAACTTGTGCTGGGCCCGTTCCAGGGCAGCGTGGCCTGCTATCGCATAAAGCACGGCCGCGGCGTGTGCGGCACGGCCTGGGCGCAGGGGCAGACGGTTGTCGTGCCCGATGTCGAGCAGTTCCCGGGACACATAGCGTGCAGTTCGCTGTCGCGTTCCGAGATTGTCGTCCCGATTTTCTCGGCCGGCGAGAACCCCGAGGTGCGCAGTGTGCTCGACATCGACAGCGAGCATTATGCCACCTTCGACGATACCGACCGCTGTTACCTCGAACAGTTGGCCGCCATTCTTTCCCGCACGCTCTATTAG
- a CDS encoding helix-turn-helix transcriptional regulator, with protein sequence MNRIKEVLEAKRISQTELANRLGKTFNMVNLYATNKVQPPIPVLYQIADILNVDVRDLLIPNKIS encoded by the coding sequence ATGAACCGAATAAAAGAGGTGTTGGAGGCTAAAAGAATTAGCCAAACGGAATTGGCAAACAGACTTGGAAAGACTTTCAATATGGTCAATCTGTATGCTACGAACAAGGTGCAGCCTCCCATTCCCGTTTTATATCAAATTGCAGACATTCTGAATGTTGATGTCAGAGACTTGTTAATACCTAATAAAATTAGTTGA
- a CDS encoding glycoside hydrolase family 28 protein has protein sequence MTHLNCLLVAAVLLLAPLTGLASNDAERIAKRDAILAQITGATMPQKTLSITAFGAKGDGKKDCKPAFDKAMKRAARQGGARIVVPAGEYLLNGPIHFVSNVCLELQEGATLKFSPEPRYYLPVVKTSWEGTFLQNYSPFIYGYQLENVSIVGKGTIDGNAATTFSTWKNKQREGQQLTRDVNHNETPVEERNFGEGFYLRPQLIQFFDCKNITIEGVFITNAPFWCIHLLKSENIICRGIRYDAKLVNNDGIDPEYSRNLLIENIEFNNGDDNVAIKCGRDNDGWKTNRPSENIIIRNCKFKGLHGVVLGSEMSSGVQNVFIEDCTYGGYCKRGIYMKTNPDRGGFLRNIYVNNCTFGEVEDLFYVTSMYGGEGMDNNHFTEVSDIYVKDLRCKAASAAALVLQGTTAKPIRNVYFENVNVDKAGIGLSFSNTESISIKNCNLGGYVGVPSTASQKDKLFDKDK, from the coding sequence CGCCGTGCTACTGCTTGCCCCCCTCACGGGGCTGGCATCGAACGATGCCGAACGAATCGCCAAACGCGATGCCATCTTGGCTCAAATCACCGGCGCCACAATGCCACAAAAGACATTAAGCATCACGGCCTTTGGCGCCAAAGGCGATGGCAAGAAAGATTGCAAGCCGGCCTTTGACAAAGCCATGAAACGCGCCGCCCGGCAAGGCGGAGCCCGCATCGTCGTACCGGCCGGGGAATACCTGCTCAACGGGCCCATACATTTTGTGAGCAACGTGTGCCTCGAACTGCAAGAGGGCGCCACGTTGAAATTCTCGCCCGAGCCCCGTTACTACCTCCCCGTGGTAAAAACAAGCTGGGAAGGGACTTTCTTGCAAAATTACAGCCCTTTCATCTACGGATACCAACTCGAAAATGTCTCCATCGTAGGGAAAGGAACGATAGACGGCAACGCGGCAACGACCTTCTCGACCTGGAAGAACAAGCAAAGGGAAGGACAGCAGCTGACCCGCGACGTGAATCACAACGAGACACCTGTCGAGGAACGGAACTTCGGCGAGGGTTTCTATTTGCGTCCGCAACTGATACAGTTCTTCGACTGCAAGAACATCACCATCGAAGGGGTGTTCATCACCAACGCCCCATTCTGGTGCATTCACCTGCTGAAATCGGAAAACATCATCTGCCGGGGTATCCGCTACGATGCCAAGTTGGTAAACAATGACGGCATCGACCCCGAATACAGCCGCAACCTGCTCATCGAAAATATCGAGTTCAACAACGGCGACGACAACGTCGCCATCAAATGCGGACGCGACAACGACGGCTGGAAGACCAACCGGCCTTCGGAAAACATCATCATTCGCAACTGCAAATTCAAAGGTCTGCACGGCGTGGTGCTCGGCAGCGAAATGTCGTCGGGCGTGCAAAACGTCTTTATCGAAGATTGCACCTACGGAGGCTATTGCAAACGGGGCATCTACATGAAGACCAACCCCGACCGCGGTGGATTCCTGCGCAACATCTATGTCAACAACTGCACCTTCGGCGAAGTGGAAGACCTCTTCTATGTAACCTCGATGTATGGCGGGGAAGGCATGGACAACAACCACTTCACTGAAGTGTCCGACATCTATGTAAAAGATTTGCGCTGCAAAGCGGCGTCGGCCGCCGCACTGGTGCTGCAAGGCACCACGGCCAAGCCCATACGCAACGTATATTTCGAAAACGTGAATGTCGACAAAGCCGGCATCGGGCTGAGTTTCTCCAACACCGAAAGCATCAGCATCAAGAATTGCAACCTGGGCGGCTATGTAGGCGTACCCTCCACGGCCAGTCAAAAAGACAAATTGTTCGACAAAGACAAATAA